From a region of the Candidatus Hydrogenedentota bacterium genome:
- a CDS encoding vanadium-dependent haloperoxidase — protein MRLRYWAFIAVILLAVAPATGAQTHSAARTWNEELLSAIRRDQARPTVHARNLFHVSIAMWDAWAAYDSHARNYLIDEKRSAADPDAARSEALSYAAYRILRVRFANSPGAVASLAAFDARMDALGYDRTFESTEGDSPAALGNRIAAAVLAFGLADGSNEQGGYSTTNGYLPVNEPLVVALPGTEMVDPDRWQPLALEFFIDQAGIVLGGFPPHLTPHWTDVTPFSLLESDRAPNTHFDPGPPPYLLGEGSEEFIANTVHIIEVSSYLDPDDGVFIDISPGARGNAPLGTYDGPGHALNPVTGEPYAPNVVKRGDYTRILAEFWADGPDSETPPGHWNTVANYVSDHPQFEKRIGGAGPVVDDLEWDVKLYLVLNGALHDAAICAWGAKGFYDTSRPISHVRYMAGLGQSSEPEAPDYHPLGLPLVSGLIERITDESSARGERHAHLSFHRGELAVFAWPGAPFNPETQYSGVRWHRARDWVPYQRPTFVSPPFSGYVSGHSTFSRAAAEVLTAITGSEYFPGGMGEFLAPRNDFLVFEAGPSEDVVLQWATYYDAADESGLSRIYGGIHPRHDDIPGRIIGSEVGARAWAHAQAYIGVTAAEGEGEGEGEGEGEKIPVNCQALPGDSSRHPGSDLALIGLLVLFLSGVRLRREERTGL, from the coding sequence ATGCGACTTCGGTATTGGGCATTCATCGCGGTTATCCTGCTAGCCGTCGCGCCGGCTACAGGCGCGCAAACCCACTCCGCGGCGCGCACCTGGAACGAGGAGCTGCTCTCCGCCATCCGGCGGGACCAGGCGCGGCCTACGGTGCATGCGCGGAACCTGTTCCACGTGTCCATCGCGATGTGGGACGCCTGGGCGGCGTATGATTCCCATGCGCGGAACTATCTCATTGACGAGAAGCGCTCGGCGGCGGACCCCGACGCGGCGCGATCGGAGGCCTTGAGCTACGCGGCCTACCGGATACTGCGGGTGCGCTTCGCGAACTCGCCCGGTGCGGTGGCGTCGCTGGCCGCCTTTGACGCCCGGATGGATGCGCTCGGATACGATAGGACCTTTGAGTCGACCGAGGGCGACTCGCCCGCCGCGCTGGGCAATCGGATTGCGGCGGCGGTGCTGGCCTTCGGACTGGCGGACGGATCCAATGAGCAGGGCGGCTACTCGACCACGAACGGCTATCTGCCCGTGAACGAGCCGCTGGTGGTGGCGCTCCCGGGCACGGAAATGGTCGATCCGGACCGGTGGCAGCCGCTGGCGCTGGAATTCTTCATCGATCAGGCGGGCATTGTGCTGGGCGGTTTTCCGCCCCACCTGACGCCCCACTGGACCGACGTAACGCCGTTTTCCCTCCTGGAATCCGACCGCGCGCCCAACACCCACTTCGACCCCGGGCCGCCGCCCTACCTCCTGGGCGAGGGCAGCGAGGAATTTATCGCGAACACGGTGCACATCATCGAAGTGAGCAGCTACCTCGATCCCGATGATGGCGTCTTCATCGACATTTCGCCCGGCGCGCGCGGCAACGCGCCGCTGGGGACCTACGACGGTCCGGGCCACGCGCTGAATCCGGTGACGGGTGAACCCTACGCGCCGAACGTCGTGAAGCGCGGCGACTACACGCGTATCCTCGCGGAATTCTGGGCAGATGGTCCCGATTCCGAGACGCCGCCGGGTCACTGGAACACCGTGGCGAACTACGTCTCCGATCACCCGCAGTTTGAGAAGCGGATAGGCGGCGCGGGGCCGGTGGTGGACGATCTGGAATGGGACGTGAAGCTCTATCTGGTGCTGAACGGCGCGTTGCACGACGCGGCGATCTGTGCCTGGGGGGCCAAGGGCTTCTACGATACATCCCGGCCCATTTCCCACGTGCGCTATATGGCGGGACTCGGCCAGTCCAGCGAACCGGAAGCGCCGGACTACCATCCGCTCGGCCTGCCTCTGGTTTCCGGCCTGATCGAACGGATCACGGACGAATCCAGCGCCCGAGGCGAGCGGCACGCTCATCTGTCCTTTCATCGTGGAGAACTGGCGGTTTTCGCGTGGCCCGGCGCCCCGTTCAATCCGGAAACCCAGTACAGCGGCGTGCGCTGGCATCGTGCGCGCGATTGGGTTCCCTACCAGCGGCCCACGTTTGTCTCGCCGCCGTTCTCCGGCTACGTTTCGGGCCACAGCACCTTCAGCCGCGCCGCGGCGGAGGTTTTAACCGCGATCACGGGCTCCGAATACTTCCCCGGCGGCATGGGCGAGTTCTTGGCGCCCCGGAACGATTTCCTGGTGTTCGAAGCGGGTCCGAGTGAAGATGTAGTCCTCCAGTGGGCCACCTACTACGACGCCGCCGACGAGTCGGGACTTTCCCGCATCTACGGCGGCATCCACCCGCGCCACGACGACATCCCCGGGCGCATCATAGGAAGTGAGGTCGGAGCGCGCGCGTGGGCGCATGCGCAGGCGTACATTGGCGTGACGGCGGCTGAGGGCGAAGGCGAGGGTGAAGGGGAAGGTGAAGGAGAAAAGATCCCGGTCAACTGCCAGGCCCTTCCGGGCGATTCATCCCGCCATCCCGGGAGCGATCTGGCGCTTATCGGATTACTCGTACTTTTTCTCTCCGGAGTGCGCCTTCGGCGCGAGGAACGCACCGGGTTATGA
- a CDS encoding O-antigen ligase family protein, which translates to MIAPGPDNRYFRWIRGLTVVWVFTLVLALYPYTEDPAAPIKVLVSAVAALVLCAIWAVGAARGQLPVRPPNAALLLMLVFLAAQLVAALLSETPARGYAATLPRCVFALLAFVIHQAFPEPRHLRLLFRAIVAATALSSLYGLAQHWGLDPFPWSDRSVEEYRGLPATFGNPNLAGHTIVIAIVLCAGLVADAWRRRRRVSALALYGVAGALLLWHLYASGMRGGLAALTMAGLFAAIYVFMSARGVASARAGLGALSGAVLALFLAAVAAVVLAPRLSLDSALQLRLHGYRGAAAIFLDHPWTGVGPGGYAIHAVGRWTEFESLWYALENRRNFHAHNEWLEAAAESGLPGLAALIALFLAAVAGAFAHPRFGAARERALLVAAPASVVAVAVDACTGFNLHAPASAALFFVLAVQHGGPSGGALRGGRRVLPPLAILLALALAFGAWRQFQAETLQQRARGAIAWERKQRAAGHVDAAEQSARAASAYLAGAARHTPWDFRTSMLAGDAALARGHVEAALAAYERALTLFPDLPRLHVQYARAHIRLAARRNGADRAEALQTAEQAARTALERVPALAEAWEMIGWIAYRRAEDSRVAEEWRAAAAAFEHARMLGASTDVNVNAALASAYAQLTAWEQAADAGARAVAQAPGIPAYWDRFRDAASRAGGGWPARYRQALIHQLAGAESDTEAASIWAARIAEAPFEPGVLDVPRAVLEEVLERNPEQLALWGAWLTLVEEGGRASALPAMAARIPGGHAPEVIGRMAAALAGSELAPLAEASAALLKTLATVPGGARMGADASVYQSLVRTLEGRVRAMALPDARLAPVLADLGGAWFEAGAPGQAERLLSEAASHLPPHASGALLYDRARALEALDQPDAALALAREAARLPDAPLAHRWQLARALANSGETEAAAFLFESLARSLPADHPYAAPLASARAALDRGAGGAP; encoded by the coding sequence ATGATCGCGCCCGGGCCGGACAATCGCTACTTTCGCTGGATTCGCGGGCTTACCGTGGTCTGGGTCTTCACTCTCGTGCTGGCGCTGTATCCCTACACCGAAGACCCCGCCGCCCCGATCAAGGTGCTCGTCAGCGCGGTCGCGGCGCTGGTGCTCTGCGCGATCTGGGCCGTGGGCGCGGCGCGCGGCCAGCTCCCCGTGCGCCCGCCAAACGCGGCGCTGCTCCTGATGCTTGTGTTCCTGGCGGCGCAGCTTGTGGCGGCGCTGCTATCGGAGACGCCCGCGCGCGGTTACGCCGCCACCCTGCCGCGGTGCGTGTTTGCTCTGCTGGCTTTCGTGATCCACCAGGCCTTTCCCGAGCCCCGGCATCTGCGGTTACTCTTCCGGGCGATTGTCGCGGCCACGGCGCTCTCGAGCCTCTACGGCCTCGCGCAGCATTGGGGCCTGGACCCCTTCCCGTGGTCCGACCGGAGCGTGGAGGAGTACCGCGGGCTTCCGGCGACCTTCGGAAACCCGAACCTCGCCGGCCACACCATTGTTATTGCGATTGTGCTCTGCGCGGGGCTGGTGGCGGATGCGTGGAGACGCCGCCGGCGCGTTTCCGCGCTGGCGCTGTATGGCGTCGCGGGGGCCCTGCTCCTGTGGCATCTGTACGCGAGCGGGATGCGCGGTGGGCTGGCAGCGCTGACCATGGCGGGCCTGTTCGCGGCGATATACGTCTTCATGTCCGCGCGGGGCGTGGCGTCCGCCCGCGCCGGACTCGGAGCGCTTTCGGGGGCCGTGCTCGCGCTGTTCCTGGCGGCGGTTGCCGCCGTCGTGCTGGCGCCCCGGCTTTCGCTCGACAGCGCGCTGCAACTCCGGCTGCACGGGTATCGCGGCGCGGCCGCGATCTTCCTCGATCACCCGTGGACGGGCGTCGGACCCGGCGGCTACGCCATCCACGCGGTCGGGCGTTGGACGGAATTCGAATCGCTGTGGTACGCGCTGGAAAACCGGCGCAATTTCCACGCGCACAATGAATGGCTGGAAGCAGCCGCCGAGTCGGGGCTGCCGGGCCTGGCGGCGCTGATCGCGCTGTTCCTGGCGGCGGTGGCCGGGGCCTTCGCGCACCCTCGCTTTGGCGCGGCCCGGGAGCGCGCCCTGCTCGTGGCCGCGCCGGCGTCGGTGGTCGCGGTGGCAGTTGACGCCTGCACAGGCTTTAACCTGCACGCCCCCGCGAGCGCGGCGTTGTTCTTCGTGCTTGCGGTTCAGCATGGTGGCCCATCGGGCGGCGCGTTGCGTGGCGGCCGTCGCGTACTGCCGCCGCTTGCCATTCTGCTCGCGCTGGCCCTGGCGTTCGGGGCCTGGCGGCAGTTTCAGGCGGAGACCCTGCAACAGCGAGCCCGGGGCGCGATCGCGTGGGAGCGCAAACAGCGCGCTGCGGGACACGTGGACGCGGCGGAGCAGTCCGCGCGGGCGGCGTCGGCGTACCTGGCGGGCGCCGCGCGCCATACGCCGTGGGATTTTCGGACTTCGATGCTCGCGGGCGACGCAGCGCTGGCGCGGGGTCATGTTGAAGCGGCGCTGGCGGCGTACGAGCGCGCCCTGACGCTGTTTCCCGATCTTCCGCGATTGCATGTTCAATACGCGCGTGCGCACATTCGGCTGGCTGCGCGGCGGAACGGCGCGGATCGTGCGGAAGCGCTGCAGACGGCCGAACAGGCGGCGCGCACGGCCCTCGAACGTGTCCCCGCACTAGCCGAGGCCTGGGAGATGATCGGTTGGATCGCGTACCGCCGCGCGGAGGACTCCCGCGTGGCGGAGGAGTGGCGGGCGGCGGCGGCGGCCTTCGAACACGCGCGTATGCTGGGCGCGTCGACCGATGTGAACGTGAACGCCGCGCTGGCTTCGGCCTACGCTCAACTGACGGCGTGGGAACAGGCCGCCGATGCCGGTGCGCGGGCGGTGGCGCAGGCCCCGGGGATTCCGGCGTACTGGGATCGTTTTCGGGACGCCGCGTCGCGCGCGGGTGGCGGCTGGCCGGCGCGTTACCGGCAGGCGTTGATACACCAGTTGGCCGGCGCGGAATCGGATACGGAAGCCGCATCGATATGGGCGGCCCGCATCGCGGAGGCGCCCTTTGAGCCGGGCGTGTTGGACGTGCCGCGCGCGGTGCTGGAAGAAGTCCTGGAGCGGAATCCAGAGCAGCTTGCGCTCTGGGGGGCGTGGCTTACGCTTGTGGAGGAAGGGGGCCGTGCGTCAGCGCTGCCCGCAATGGCGGCGCGCATCCCCGGAGGCCACGCACCCGAGGTGATCGGCAGGATGGCCGCCGCGCTGGCGGGTTCGGAACTCGCCCCGCTGGCGGAAGCGTCCGCCGCGTTGCTGAAGACGCTGGCGACCGTTCCGGGCGGCGCGCGTATGGGGGCGGATGCGTCCGTCTATCAATCGCTGGTCCGCACGCTGGAGGGGCGCGTCCGCGCGATGGCGCTGCCCGACGCCCGGCTGGCGCCGGTGCTCGCCGATCTGGGCGGGGCCTGGTTCGAGGCGGGGGCGCCGGGCCAGGCGGAGCGTCTGTTGTCCGAGGCGGCGTCGCACCTGCCGCCGCATGCGTCGGGCGCACTGCTCTACGACCGCGCGCGGGCGCTCGAGGCGCTTGATCAACCGGACGCGGCGCTGGCGCTTGCGCGGGAGGCTGCCCGCCTGCCGGATGCGCCCCTGGCGCACCGCTGGCAGCTGGCGCGCGCGCTGGCGAATTCGGGCGAGACGGAAGCGGCGGCTTTTCTTTTCGAGTCGCTGGCGCGTTCGCTTCCGGCGGATCATCCCTACGCGGCGCCCTTGGCGTCAGCGCGCGCGGCGCTCGACCGGGGTGCGGGGGGCGCGCCATGA
- a CDS encoding alginate lyase family protein, which translates to MAPGLQRVLLYAHTIRHLTPLQLYWRLRYRLRSGHARQYSAPRPLPPVDEAAQARLRDLARRWSAAAPPDPDRVAAFLSGRFTFLNKTVQSSRPRWSGLDVSKLWLYHLHGFAYARDIALLQPDPSGPEAERVRGWMIDWAERNARPETPAWDAYPLSERLLNWSLVVSVYGWDDVLIRERMHAQLDCLRRCLEYDLRGNHLLKNACALAAAGTLLGSPHRRTGVALLEREAAAQFLPDGGHAERSPMYHAQALADLAVLSAALDPAPGWLVRAGGGAIDFLRGLLHGDGRCAQFNDGAADEGLPALDVIALAETCFPPPPRREGTRAWPESGIYRIDPGGGSGLLIAKAGKAMLDSQPGHAHSDLLSFEFSVGAQRVLVNSGTHGYAESEFRNYCRGATAHNTLQIGGRDQHEHWSVFRIARRVHAVVEAWDPAAHRLRASYRCLHGPRHSREFAWDPRGWWRIEDTVHTREEMYVAAFLHLHPDCAVTRESGAPLPPACSAWRIAWNGGAIVVVIAGAEAINLVSGMRAPDQGWCFPQFGVAIPAPVLIARRRVSGAGRLACAIVPEEGSVLEAARALAGDSGGASE; encoded by the coding sequence ATGGCGCCAGGCTTGCAGCGGGTCCTTCTGTACGCGCATACGATACGCCACCTGACGCCATTACAACTCTACTGGCGGCTGCGATACCGTCTCCGCAGCGGCCACGCGCGCCAGTATAGCGCACCCCGCCCGCTGCCGCCAGTGGACGAAGCGGCCCAGGCGCGCCTGCGGGATCTGGCGCGGCGCTGGTCCGCCGCCGCGCCGCCGGATCCGGATCGGGTCGCCGCGTTTTTGTCCGGCCGCTTCACGTTCCTGAACAAGACGGTCCAGAGTTCGCGCCCGCGCTGGAGCGGCCTCGACGTCTCCAAACTGTGGCTGTACCACCTGCACGGGTTCGCGTATGCGCGGGATATCGCGCTGCTCCAGCCCGATCCGTCGGGTCCCGAGGCCGAGCGCGTTCGCGGCTGGATGATCGACTGGGCCGAACGCAACGCGCGCCCGGAAACGCCGGCGTGGGATGCGTACCCGCTGTCCGAGCGGCTTTTGAACTGGTCGCTTGTCGTTTCGGTATATGGCTGGGACGACGTCTTGATCCGGGAGCGCATGCACGCGCAATTGGATTGCCTCCGGCGGTGTCTCGAGTATGATCTTCGCGGTAACCACCTCCTGAAAAACGCGTGCGCCCTGGCCGCCGCCGGGACCTTGCTGGGCAGCCCGCACCGGCGCACCGGCGTGGCCCTCCTCGAGCGGGAAGCCGCCGCGCAGTTCCTGCCGGACGGCGGGCACGCCGAGCGCAGCCCGATGTACCACGCGCAGGCGCTCGCGGACCTCGCGGTGCTCTCCGCCGCGCTGGATCCCGCGCCGGGGTGGCTTGTCCGGGCGGGCGGCGGCGCTATCGATTTCCTGCGCGGGCTGCTGCACGGGGACGGGCGCTGCGCGCAGTTCAACGATGGCGCGGCGGACGAGGGGTTGCCAGCGCTGGATGTGATCGCGCTCGCCGAGACCTGTTTTCCGCCACCGCCCCGCCGCGAAGGGACCCGGGCCTGGCCCGAGAGCGGGATCTACAGGATCGATCCGGGTGGCGGCAGCGGACTCCTGATCGCCAAGGCGGGGAAGGCCATGCTCGACAGCCAGCCGGGACACGCCCACAGCGATTTGCTCAGCTTTGAATTCAGCGTGGGCGCGCAGCGCGTGCTCGTGAATTCGGGAACGCACGGCTACGCCGAGAGCGAGTTTCGCAATTACTGCCGGGGCGCGACCGCGCACAATACGCTGCAAATCGGCGGGCGCGATCAGCACGAGCACTGGTCGGTATTCCGGATTGCGCGCCGGGTGCACGCCGTGGTGGAGGCGTGGGATCCCGCCGCGCATCGTCTGCGCGCGTCGTACCGCTGCCTGCACGGGCCGCGCCATTCGCGCGAGTTCGCGTGGGATCCGCGCGGATGGTGGCGGATCGAGGACACGGTGCACACGCGGGAAGAGATGTATGTAGCGGCCTTCCTTCACCTGCATCCGGATTGCGCGGTCACGCGCGAATCGGGCGCGCCGCTTCCGCCTGCGTGCAGCGCCTGGCGTATTGCGTGGAACGGCGGCGCGATCGTGGTGGTGATCGCCGGCGCGGAGGCGATCAACCTGGTATCGGGCATGCGGGCGCCCGATCAGGGCTGGTGCTTTCCGCAATTCGGGGTGGCTATACCGGCGCCGGTGCTGATCGCGCGGCGCCGCGTGTCGGGGGCCGGGCGGCTGGCCTGCGCGATCGTGCCGGAGGAGGGCTCGGTCCTCGAAGCCGCACGCGCTCTCGCGGGGGATTCCGGCGGGGCGAGCGAATGA
- a CDS encoding glycosyltransferase family 4 protein — protein MRILFFCQYFPPEMGAPAARTHEHARRWASQGHQVTVLCGLPNHPDGVVPPQYRGTWLYREEIDGIRVLRCWFFIAPNRGVLKRCLSFLSFMISSILFGVFATGKCDVVVGTTPQMLCALGGYLVACVKRRPFVLEVRDLWPKHIVDLGTITNPWIIRGLERLEMFLYRKSRAVVAVAEASRQYIEDRGIPPEKLHTITNGVDENFFIPHEKNGIRRDRGWSDKFVVLYIGTHGLSQGLATILDTARMLAEDPRFHFVFVGSGAEWRALEEAAAARGQRNVEFLPHQPKASMPAFYAAADVCLVPLKKRDVFRYNIPSKMFEIMACARPIILGATGQARQLLEEAGAGVAVEPENPAAYRDAIVHLAEHPDHCEAFGASGRAHVVAHYTRNSKADAFLACLERLVHPAQDEEKA, from the coding sequence GTGCGGATATTGTTCTTCTGCCAGTACTTTCCCCCGGAAATGGGCGCGCCCGCCGCGCGCACCCACGAGCACGCGCGGCGCTGGGCCTCACAGGGCCACCAGGTCACCGTGCTCTGCGGCCTGCCCAACCACCCCGATGGCGTCGTGCCGCCGCAATACCGGGGAACCTGGCTCTACCGGGAGGAGATCGACGGCATCCGCGTGCTGCGCTGCTGGTTCTTCATCGCGCCCAACCGCGGCGTCCTCAAGCGCTGCCTCAGTTTCTTGTCCTTCATGATCTCCTCCATCCTGTTCGGCGTCTTCGCCACGGGAAAATGCGACGTCGTCGTCGGGACCACCCCGCAGATGCTCTGCGCGCTCGGCGGCTACCTCGTCGCCTGCGTGAAGCGGCGTCCCTTCGTGCTCGAAGTGCGCGATCTCTGGCCCAAACACATCGTCGACCTGGGCACGATCACCAATCCCTGGATTATCCGGGGCCTGGAGCGCCTGGAGATGTTCCTCTACCGCAAGAGCCGCGCCGTGGTGGCCGTGGCCGAGGCGTCCCGCCAATACATCGAGGACCGGGGCATCCCCCCCGAAAAACTCCATACCATCACCAACGGTGTGGACGAAAACTTCTTCATCCCCCACGAAAAGAACGGCATCCGGCGCGATCGCGGCTGGAGCGACAAGTTCGTCGTCCTCTACATCGGCACCCACGGCCTCTCCCAGGGCCTCGCGACCATCCTGGACACCGCGCGGATGCTCGCGGAGGACCCGCGCTTCCACTTCGTCTTCGTGGGGAGCGGCGCCGAATGGCGGGCGCTGGAAGAGGCCGCCGCGGCCCGGGGCCAGCGCAACGTCGAATTCCTCCCGCACCAGCCAAAGGCCAGCATGCCGGCGTTCTACGCCGCCGCCGACGTGTGCCTCGTGCCCCTGAAGAAACGCGACGTCTTCCGCTACAACATCCCCTCGAAAATGTTCGAGATCATGGCCTGCGCGCGACCCATCATCCTCGGCGCCACCGGGCAGGCCCGCCAGCTGCTCGAAGAAGCCGGCGCCGGTGTCGCCGTCGAGCCCGAGAATCCAGCCGCCTACCGCGACGCCATCGTCCATCTCGCGGAACATCCGGATCACTGCGAAGCCTTCGGCGCCAGCGGCCGCGCCCACGTCGTGGCCCACTACACCCGCAACAGCAAGGCCGACGCCTTCCTGGCCTGCCTCGAACGCCTCGTCCACCCGGCGCAGGACGAAGAAAAGGCGTAA